TATCTAATTACTGATCTGGtgtagaaagaaaatacaaaaaacatctcTCTCCCTGGGACACCCTCCCAAATTAATGGCTGACACCAGAAAGTCAGAGAAATTCAGCCACATGACTGAACAGACATACGTTCAGCATGTGTTCTGAGCCTCCTCACACTGAGCCATGATGACTGTGTGACGGAGGGAGAAAGGAGGGGAACGGGCTGGAAACTTCATCACACTGTATCTTGTTATACAAAAGCAAATACAGTGTGTGAGAAAACAAGAGAGTTAATGTTTAGTCAAGGGCAGCTGTGGGCTTCTTGGGATTTTGTTGCAATATTCCCCATGTGTACATAACCCAGAACAATGACTGGCTGCCCATGCTGTGGAACAAAACTTGTGATATTTGACACCAGCAGTGTAAGAGAGTACAAACCCCTTAAATTCAGCCCAGGAGGATTATGTGTTATGTCCAAACCAGTAAGTAGGCGTCATTAAAGAGATGCAGTTTGGTTGAACTTATTAAACTCCAGAGACCATGGCTGTGAGACATATCCCATCATGTTATTCTCTGCAAAGCACGCAAGAGCAGATCTTCTCAGCAACAAGTAAGTGCTTTGCTATGTGTGCACGTAGGCCTACACTTTACGTTGCCAAAGCCGTCTAAGTGTGAgaagtgtgtctgtgcttgGCTCAGGGTCCTGTGGCCTACTTTCAGGCTCACCAGGGAAGTGTTTGCTCGCACAGTGATTCACCTTCCTTATCCAGATCAAGACGTTAGCAGGCAGGCATGCATACTAAAGCCAAGCCTGCAGTGTCGCTGCTGTAGCTCTGCTGCTCGGATCCTttgctgccctctggtggttAAGTGCAATCTGTTTGAAATCTTTAATCACACTGAGTGAGAAGAGATGaggggtttttgtttttttctcattaagtGGCAGGCACAATAATCATTAATGAagtttaacaaaaacatttgaacttGCTGtcctccaaaatgacatcatttcttTAGGGACAAAattatgctacacaagaaaaaccTTTCGATTTCATGGGGGAATGTTGAgaatgagttcaggagtctcacaagtctgaggagagaagctgccccacagtctggtggtacagccGTGGATACTTATGTATCCTTTGGCAGATGGCAGGAGGGTGACCTCTCTGTgactggggtgggtgttgtcttttagtgtcCTTTTGGCTCacctcactgatatcactgatgctcagttgatgggtaccaatgatgctCTTGGTGGTCGTGATCCCTTGTATGACCTATTCTTGGCCTGGTATTATTGCATAATCATCCACCGAGTGTTGACAGGTCCTCAACCTTACTATTACCTACTTAGGCTATTCCTATACCATGGCAGGAGCCTGCAGCAGCTTTTTATAGACCCAGACCCACTGCTGATTGTATTGACAAAATCCTCACATACAGAAAGGGGGCGTCATCCAAGACAGAAACAAGTCACATCAACATTCTTATAGACTAACTGAAAATGTGTCtaattttctgtctctcaggacTACGAGTATGCCAACCATCCCCAGTCCACACAGCACCAGAAGAATGACCGGTGTCCGCCGCCACCCCAGATGCTGCCAGAAAGAGCCTGCGAGGTGCCAGGCTGCCGTTCAGACTCAGAGTGTGAGCGCCACAAACGCTGCTGCTACAACGGCTGCATCTACGCCTGCCTGGAGTCTGTGCAGCCTCCACCAGGTCAGCAACACACAGATGGTTACACAGACAGCAGTGTGTAGATCTCAAGGTTGCAAACCAGAGAGTAAAGTTGTGtcttaagtgtgtgtatgtgtgtttgggatctgAACAGTGTTGGACTGGCTGGTGCAGCCCAAGCCTCGGTGGTTGGGGGGTAATGGCTGGCTGTTAGACGGCCCTGAAGAGGTTCTGCAGGGTGAGTACACACACCTGACCAGTCAGTGAGGTCAGAGAAAACACTTGTAACTGCGGCTGGTCAGCTTGCATGCACTCTGAAATGATCACTCAACTAGAAGCACAAACCACAAAACAGCCCTGGTgtatttcatgtttgtgtttttttctaatgCACAGTGTGTTTTCTGCCCCTAGCTGAGGCCTGCAGCACAACTGAGGATGGAGATGAGCCTCTTCACTGTCCTACAGGCTACGAGTGCCACATCATCAACCCAGGAAACCCTGCTGCTGGCATCCCCAACCGGGGACAGTGCATCAAGCAACGTGGAAACTCCGGTATGGCTCGAATAACATAGATGGGGGATTAGCCATGTGATGTGCTACAGCTTTGAATCCAGGCCTTTAATATACACCTTCCATGTTAGTGTTATTTTTACAACCAACCTCCTGTTAGTCTGATCTAATTCCCTCTAAAGTTTGTGCTCCCATAAGGCACCAGGGGACAGAGACAGGATGTCGGGCTGTGCCAGCAGCTGTCTTGGCAGGCCTGGTATCTCTTGGCAGATTACATGCTGTTAGGTGCCAGGTTTTTCCTATTAAATAGATCTATAAATAATATACAAGTTGGAGTGACCTGGCAACTCAGTAGCCTGCCTCAACTTATGATCCGTGGCTGATTCTTttggcaaaaatatcaaactgatGACTTAATcaaaaaaacactgttgtagGGGAGAGCAACTTCAGCTCAGGTAAGATGTGTTTTGTCATTGATGATTAACAGGGCCTTCCTGTTTCACGCTCTGCTGTATGTAAGAGCCATAACGATTAATCTTTTACTGTAATTGAGTAATTGTCAAtgaaattaattgccaactattttaaactttttaaagaaaaaagtcaaaatggaTTCCACCTTCTTAAATGTCAATATCTTCTGGtatctttactcctctatgacagcaaACTTTGACTCTTTATGTTGCGGTTTATTTTATGtcgtgacaacgctgtgcttagAGTCACAAATAAAGCAGAAGATGTCCTGgctttgttaaaaatatcttttCGTTTCTTTTCGTTTTCGTTCGTATCTTGCACATATCGTAGAAATGTCAGTGGTTTGCATAAACGTTAACTGCTTACGTTTTATTCTGGCCACAATTTGGCCGAGAACTTCCGAGCTTTGGATGAACACATCATGATGAAGTTCTCACCTATTAAACTTTTCAATTTGAACTATGTGTTGTATTGTAGATCATTTAGTAGTTTACCTGGACAGTGTCAGTTTCAGTATGTAGTCTCCTCTGAGTCATTAGCAGAGCTCTGTTTGGAGTTTTGGATGATAAAGCAGAGTTTCACAATACAGAAACAAATCCCTCATTAAAGTTTCACACTGTATCCATTAGGTGTTTAACTAAGTGCTTTCACATCTCATCCTCTATGACagtgaactggacatttttggGTTGTAGACATTACATCTTTGTGGGTTGCCAGATACTTAAAACAGCTGATAGTTTCCACAGTTTGGTCCCACAGTATTAATAATGAGAGTTGGTCTGCTGGGAATATATTGTCATAAGTCATTTTGTTCTCCGACATTAAAATGAGCCAGACTCAATACATTGTCTCAGCTTTGAAACCTGAGccatataataaaataaagcatcacttttaaataaaagatgaacTAAAGACATATCATCAGCATATTTGAATAGCTTGAAATCGCTTATGTGCAGTGTCATTTCATTGGTGCCCAGTCCTGCAGTGCAGCTGTGTTTGAAACAACCTGGTCAGAAAGTACCATACTTTTAACGCGGGCTCTTCGTGGGTAGTCTATTGCACACAACGTCACTGCACCCAGAAGATCTGATatcagttttattgtgttttttccattttgtcctttttatttaCAGATGGACGTGGTCTACGGCACAAATACTTCAAGGACTACAAGGACTACTTAGGTAAGTGAGGTAATGTGGACAACTTGAGCCTGCACTATTACTGAACCAGAAATATTGCCAATCTGCCTGACATGATGACTGCTTTTTCACCAACAGGTACCAGTTCCAACAATGCAGTAGGCTACGAAAAACATCATCACAAGCACCTGGGATGAAGTATGTTTGTCAGCCACTTTGTACTAGCGCATCAAATAACAAGCACCtctgcatctttaaaaaaaaaagtcttatgtttcttttttatctctcaGATCAACCTGACCTCAGCCTCAGCTACGACCATAACACAACCTCAGACATCAGACCACTCCTGTTCGATCTGGTCTCATCACACCTGAACCAGGATCAGATCTGACCTTTTTAACCAGACCTACAGCTGCTACCTCCGCTCTGCAAAGCCCCGTCTTGCGGCCTCAGTAATGAAGTCCTTTGGGAGACGAGTCTGACGTACCTGAAGTACACAGCCAAAGAAacaagtgctttttttttgtctcactgtgtggtgtctgtGAAAGGATGGAGCAGAGGGTGCTGATGGTGAGGCAGAGTTGGGGAGAGCAGGGTGTGCACCAAAGCTGTTTATCAAATGTCTCACAAGGAAATAAGGAACCGCTGGTATCTTTTCACTTCTTTACAACCCTCTCCCTCCCTATAACTCATTCttattctcacacacacaccctctgacTTTAAGGCTTGGTCAACGGAGAAAATCAAGACCATGTGTCCGTGTTActcattctgtctctcttgtTCTCTGAAGGTCAGTGCTCAAATTTCCTGATCTGGAATCTGGAACGTTTTAtaaacaaaaaggaagaaaaatacaGCTGTCGTGGTTGCATTTCCAAATCAAATCCAAATGTGATTTGATATTCTGACAAATAACTTTAGTCAAAAGAATAAATGCCATATGAGTGTGTGGATTGTGTCTGCAGTTCCAGCCAACAGATGCTGAAACTTGACTTGAAGGAAAATTAGTTAAAATGGGTAACctttaagaacaaaaaaaaccaaacacacacacacctttaaatAAGACTTCCATACAGAAGCTCAAAGAGGcaagtgaggagaaaaaaaaatgtggtaaTGTGGCAGAtttctatatataatataatcttTTTAAGTTGCTTATTTTGTTTCCCCTTGAAACAGATGGAGGGAAAAACATTCACCTGTGAAAACAAGCTGATGTGCTTGTcgtccttttttaaaaaagtggtgCGTGTCAGCCTCTTGTGGctaaaatgagtattacaaacaccaaaaaaagtgtttttacagttaACACTTTTTCAACTGCCAAAAGTTTTCCGTCTGTTCTTAcagattaaaacatttacttCGAAAAtgatcttgaaaaaaaaaatgtccaccacaaaaataaaagaaccTTGAAGgttattctgcaaaaaaaattaaaaataattataaaaataaaaaaagatctgaCCTTAAGTCATAAATCTTAAGTCAGAGGGTTAGTTTTTGACACTGAAAAGATTGATTGGGGGTGGATTATCCCCTTCAACATAAACTCTGTATATATACTTTTATATCTGCATTACTTTCCTTACTGAAGTGACATTGTTGAATGTCATACAACAACTATCTACCACTTCAGTATGATTATTCAACCAGTTCATAATTTTGAATAATCATACTGAATAACTTCTAAATAATCCAGTCTTTATACGAAGCCTCACACTATCACAGGCCCTGTTGCAGTACAGACATAATAACAAGAAGGGGCTTTTGCACAGAGCAGATATTTAAAACTGATGAAAAGACCCTCTGTGCTATTCTCAAACTTACCTAGCTTCAGTCAAATGTTCAACAGTTCAAATGGTGCTAGGGTTCATTGCTGCCTATAATAACAGAAGAATAAGCTGGTCACATAATAAGCTGAAGGTGCAAAACTGAAGCTGGAACCATTCTCTATGTGCAGAACTAAAGTGATGTCTGAATGTTGCTTTCTGACTGGTGCTGTAATGTTGCCTTGTTTATTCTAAATAAACCACATTGTTGAATTCTatgtgagtttttctttttttttctgcaactaATTTCAAGATTCAGGACTGAGCTGAAGTTATATGGTAAAATAATATGAAGATGATGATGCAAGTGCAATGGCATCACCACAGATTTCTCTTCATGTCAAGTAAAGTGTTTTGAGAGTTTTCCTGCCCTATTTTTGAATTATTCTTTAGCAGTGCAGATGACATAAATATCAGATCAATGCTGTGTTAAGTTTCAGCAGCTTGCAAAACGAGGCCTCAAGACCTCAGGGAGTCTTTCTGACAGTTTCAGGATACCCTCagcaaaatgacaaatggtTTAATTTTTCTGACATGTCACCGCAGAGAAATTAGCACAAAAAGGGAATGACTCTTTAAATCcatggtgtttttttccttttcttattatatatatattgaattCCAAAAACATATCATACGACGCCAgtagtatttattatttattgtgtaaaGCAGATATCTTTAAAACCAATCTATATTTAAtgcttgtttttacattataaagTTACAGAACAGTACACCTTGTTTTTTCCTGGAGAGAGGTgcttaaaaaaaggaacatatTTTGATACAATGGCCTTTGTTGCCTGATTGCCTGACGTCAGATGTGgtgcatgacaaaaaaaacccaacccaCATTATTAATTCATGTATAAAACTGCACCGTGTATCATATAAATCCTCATGCCAAAAGTCACCACATCCAAGCATCAGGCATATCATGCAGGTTTTTCTCAACCAAATGAGTTTTTTCATCATTGACAGCGAGGAGAGCAGGTGTTTGTTTACGCTCATCAAGCTTTGGACAAACACATCATGATCAAATTTGGCAAGCCTATTAAGGTCAAATTTTTTAACTATGGTCTATGTTGTATTCTGCGTCATTTCGTAGTTTACCTGGACAGTGTCAGTTTCAGTATGTAGTCTAATCTGAGTCATTAGCAGAGCTCTGTCTGGAGTATTGGAGGATGAAAGCAGAGTTTTATTTCACAATACAGAGACGAATCCCTCATAAAAGATTCACACTGTATCCATTACAGGTGTTTGACTGAGTGCTTTCACATCCCATCCTCTGCTTTTTCGCCACAAATCAGAGACATGCAAATGTTAGGTTAATCGATTACTCTAAATTGTCCATAGGTGTGATtgtgagcgtgaatggttgtttgtccctatatgtcagccctgtgatgacctggtgacttatccagggtgtaccccatcgcccaatgtcagctgggatcggctccagccccccAGTGACCCTAAAAAGGATAAGCGGGTTCAGATAAGGGATGGATGTGACTTTCTCtacttgaaaaatgatcttttaaattgaccAACATCACACATGTGCAGTTCATGGCACGATTCAGGTGGGATCGAAAAATTTATTTGTCTCCCTCGATTCAATACAAAGTTTAAGGTCCCGTGGGGTCCAACGGAAAGGGGCGTGACTTGGGCTCTCTCTGAAGATCCTtcccttctgattaaaaaaatcttccctaaaactacatagtgcacctttaacttttcCAAAATACATATTATCTTTGTATAGTTTAAATCTTAAAGTTTGCATTGCTGGTGTAAACTTCCCCCAGCCAGGAGATGATGTGTTAGCCTTACCATGACCTGCAGTAGGAGGAAAATGTATAGCTCAGTGGgtgtctgtttctctccccctttgtccccatctctctctctctcccactgactctctctgactcccccccccctctctctctaacacGCGCGCACGCACCTGCCTAAAAGCTGCGTCAGAAAAGAGGGAGAATCAGACCGTCAGTGCGCACTCAGTCAGTGTGTTGACTGtaacagcatcacacacaccGTCAGCTGTGTGTCGTCACCGGGTCGGAGCCTGCGAACTAACCGCTGGGCATGTGGCGCGTGACCGCCTCATCACCGTCACCCAGTTCATTGATGACAACATGAGCGCGCCGAGCAGGTCGTCAGAGAAAAGGTTAGCACGCTATGTTTCCAtaagttttagtttaaaattcACTGTTTACCTACTTAATATTTGTTGCACACACTTTCTCTGAATTAGCCGAAGTCAGTgtgataaatgtgtgtttatttttattcagacatcattttaaaaaatgtttttgcaa
This sequence is a window from Pagrus major chromosome 8, Pma_NU_1.0. Protein-coding genes within it:
- the wfdc1 gene encoding WAP four-disulfide core domain protein 1 produces the protein MPGSVVLLLSLLVLSTGNDARRIRKRGLNHKDYEYANHPQSTQHQKNDRCPPPPQMLPERACEVPGCRSDSECERHKRCCYNGCIYACLESVQPPPVLDWLVQPKPRWLGGNGWLLDGPEEVLQAEACSTTEDGDEPLHCPTGYECHIINPGNPAAGIPNRGQCIKQRGNSDGRGLRHKYFKDYKDYLGTSSNNAVGYEKHHHKHLG